A region of Pyxidicoccus parkwaysis DNA encodes the following proteins:
- a CDS encoding N-acetylmuramoyl-L-alanine amidase family protein, translating to MPSSHRPLVAVLSMLLLLPFSARAGERPARIVIDPGHGGVKEGAKGPGELREKEVALQIAQRVRSRLEAAGGDVYLTRERDAQVSLTERVSLTNDHGADLFISIHANSMPTKRMRERTEGIETYFLSANASGDDARAVADRENAEAPVSRAARGDSTLAFILQDLVRTEAHADSSRLAYSIHPRLIRGTRAADRGVQQAPFFVLSGVECPAVLVEVGYISHPQEGAKLGRAEYQEKLAEAIADGVLAFLKETRRRDATREPQVAGPVLP from the coding sequence ATGCCGTCGTCGCACCGCCCCCTCGTGGCCGTCCTGTCGATGCTCCTGCTGCTGCCCTTCAGCGCGAGGGCAGGGGAGCGTCCCGCGCGCATCGTCATCGACCCGGGACACGGCGGCGTGAAGGAGGGCGCGAAGGGCCCCGGCGAATTGCGCGAGAAGGAAGTCGCCCTCCAGATTGCCCAGCGCGTGCGCTCGCGCCTGGAGGCGGCCGGCGGCGACGTGTACCTCACGCGAGAGCGCGACGCGCAGGTGTCCCTCACCGAGCGCGTGTCGCTGACCAACGACCACGGCGCGGACCTGTTCATCTCCATCCACGCCAACTCCATGCCCACGAAGCGGATGCGCGAGCGCACCGAGGGCATCGAGACCTACTTCCTCTCCGCCAACGCCTCCGGCGACGACGCGCGCGCCGTGGCCGACCGCGAGAATGCCGAGGCCCCTGTGTCCCGCGCCGCGCGCGGAGACTCCACGCTGGCCTTCATCCTCCAGGACCTGGTGCGCACCGAGGCGCACGCGGACTCCTCGCGGCTGGCCTACTCCATCCACCCACGCCTCATCCGCGGCACGCGCGCGGCGGACCGGGGCGTGCAGCAGGCGCCCTTCTTCGTCCTCTCCGGCGTGGAGTGCCCCGCCGTCCTCGTCGAGGTGGGCTACATCTCCCATCCGCAGGAGGGCGCGAAGCTGGGCCGCGCCGAGTACCAGGAGAAGCTGGCCGAGGCCATCGCCGACGGCGTGCTGGCCTTCCTCAAGGAGACGCGCCGTCGCGACGCCACCCGCGAGCCCCAGGTGGCCGGCCCCGTGTTGCCGTGA
- the selD gene encoding selenide, water dikinase SelD has protein sequence MADEQPVKPKRLTELSHCAGUAAKLRPADLAQVLRHLKTAHSPHALVGFATNDDAAVYRLTPGLAVVETVDFFPPVVDDPFQFGAIAAANALSDIYAMGARPLFALNLVGFPDGQPLKVLSRILAGGQSKADEAGIPILGGHSVRDPEPKYGMAVTGVVNPKKVLTNAGAKPGDVLFLTKPLGSGIATTAIKRGVASKQLSKRVVAVMSALNRAAGEVFASGKFKVNALTDVTGYGLLGHLLEMMQGAKTRAALDLERIPLITEVAALAEQGVVPGGTKSNLTHVKKKVRFPDGLPEHIQWVLADAQTNGGLLASVPARHALKALKALEAAGVDAALIGEVRAGRPGIDVIG, from the coding sequence ATGGCGGACGAGCAGCCGGTGAAGCCGAAGCGCCTCACCGAATTGAGTCACTGCGCGGGCTGAGCGGCGAAACTGCGGCCCGCGGATCTGGCGCAGGTCCTGCGCCACCTGAAGACTGCTCACAGTCCCCACGCCTTGGTCGGCTTCGCCACCAACGACGATGCGGCCGTCTATCGCCTCACGCCCGGCCTGGCCGTGGTGGAGACGGTGGACTTCTTCCCGCCCGTGGTGGACGACCCGTTCCAGTTCGGGGCCATCGCCGCGGCGAATGCCCTGTCGGACATCTACGCCATGGGCGCGCGCCCGCTCTTCGCGCTCAACCTGGTGGGCTTCCCGGACGGTCAGCCGCTGAAGGTGCTGTCGAGGATTCTGGCCGGCGGCCAGTCTAAGGCGGACGAGGCGGGCATCCCCATCCTCGGCGGCCACAGCGTGAGGGACCCGGAGCCGAAGTACGGCATGGCCGTCACCGGTGTGGTGAACCCGAAGAAGGTCCTCACCAACGCGGGCGCGAAGCCGGGGGACGTTCTCTTCCTCACCAAGCCCCTGGGCTCGGGCATCGCCACCACCGCCATCAAGCGGGGCGTGGCGTCGAAGCAGCTCTCCAAGCGCGTGGTGGCGGTGATGTCCGCGCTCAACCGCGCCGCGGGCGAGGTGTTCGCGTCGGGGAAGTTCAAGGTGAACGCCCTCACGGACGTGACGGGCTACGGGCTGCTGGGCCACCTGCTGGAGATGATGCAGGGCGCGAAGACGCGCGCGGCGCTGGATTTGGAGCGCATCCCGCTCATCACCGAGGTGGCCGCGCTGGCCGAGCAGGGTGTGGTGCCCGGTGGCACCAAGTCGAACCTCACGCACGTGAAGAAGAAGGTGCGCTTCCCGGACGGGCTGCCCGAGCACATCCAGTGGGTGCTCGCGGATGCGCAGACCAACGGCGGCCTCCTGGCCAGCGTGCCTGCCCGCCATGCGCTGAAGGCGCTCAAGGCGCTGGAGGCGGCGGGCGTGGACGCCGCGCTCATCGGTGAAGTGCGGGCGGGGCGCCCCGGCATCGACGTCATCGGCTGA